A genomic segment from Nitrospira sp. encodes:
- a CDS encoding Phosphoribosylglycinamide formyltransferase, with amino-acid sequence MSGNPSRLLRLAVLVSGRGSNLQAIIDAIEKGSLSAEIVVVLSNKQDAGGLERAGKHGLKAVWLDPKPFAGRQDSREAYDRALLEVLQKYETDLVLLAGYMKIVTGVLVKAYENRMMNIHPSLLPSFPGLDVQKKAIEHGCKIAGCTVHFVTEGVDEGPIIIQAAVPILEGDQSDVLAARILEQEHRIYPRAIQLYAEGRLRVEGRRVVVAETGRPPDGIMNPV; translated from the coding sequence ATGTCGGGTAATCCGTCACGGTTGCTGCGTCTGGCGGTGCTGGTGTCCGGTCGCGGTTCCAATCTCCAGGCCATCATCGACGCGATCGAGAAGGGCTCCCTTTCCGCTGAAATCGTCGTGGTCCTCAGCAACAAACAGGATGCGGGCGGACTTGAACGTGCGGGCAAACATGGGCTGAAGGCTGTGTGGTTGGATCCGAAGCCCTTTGCCGGGCGGCAGGACAGTCGCGAGGCCTATGACCGGGCGCTGTTGGAGGTCTTGCAGAAGTACGAAACGGACCTCGTGCTTCTGGCCGGGTACATGAAGATCGTAACCGGAGTGTTGGTGAAGGCCTATGAGAATCGAATGATGAATATCCACCCGTCGTTGCTGCCGTCGTTTCCCGGGCTTGATGTACAAAAAAAGGCGATTGAGCACGGATGTAAAATCGCCGGGTGCACGGTCCACTTCGTGACGGAAGGGGTGGATGAAGGACCTATCATCATCCAGGCCGCCGTGCCGATCCTGGAAGGGGATCAGTCGGATGTCCTGGCGGCTCGTATCTTGGAGCAGGAACACAGGATCTATCCCCGGGCGATTCAACTGTATGCTGAAGGAAGGCTGCGGGTGGAAGGGCGACGGGTGGTCGTGGCGGAAACAGGCCGGCCCCCTGATGGCATCATGAATCCCGTGTGA